The window TATGTAACTTATGAAGGAAACTGGGAAGGgctcaggcaacttcctggcttctctctgccaCCCTAGTTCTATTCTGTTAGTTCTAAGTGATTTTAGAAGGCATTTCATTATCTATGAGCCTAAGTTTCTATACCTATCCAATTAAAGCTGGTCTTATGATGTTTTTAATGTCATAAAATGTTCCCTTTGGACCCTGatcttattatttaaaatgatgtCTGTACAATCTGCTGTGTTGTTAATGacatatttcatcattttatcattaatttcCCCAACTCATTGCTTAAATAGTTAAGTAACCCCATATCAAGCAACCAGAGGAAAGAGTTTATGATCTCTTATATTATCTTTTCACATTtcaatattatatcatattctaGTGGAATGATTCCCCAGAGATAGATTCCCAAagaattttctgattttattttgattgaaggtaaaataaaaacaaatctagatTCTCTCCCAGAAGCTTTAATAGCACTGGGAATTAATTTCttataatgagaaaacaaaatctatatATGAAGAAAGCTTTATGAAAGTTAACTataaaaactggaaagaagaCTAAGACTCTAGGAAGTTGTGTAATTGATCAATCTGtcttaatggaaaagaaagtgtggaagttattttaatatatattttcatttttcaaagatattATTTACATCATGAGGTGCTATAATTTTGgtatgtattcttttcttttatatttttaattcagttttttttttttaaggcttgaacTAGCTCACTTCCTGGCAGCagtaagaattattttaaaaataaaataaaatggtttatATTTTCGAGAGCTCCTCCTCATAAATAATGCAGATATCATCCCTTCCATTTTAGAGTTCAAGTAACTGAGACTTTGAGAGAACAAATGGGTTGCATACAGTTCACCAAGCTCATAAGTCAGATTTGTATGTCAAATCCAGtccttcttcctaattttttccaattaatttccaattcattaataatgtgatttttatatctcctggacacatgctttttttttctttttaaagtactataaattAGGTAGGAGAGAAGTATAATAACCAAAAAAGTGTTTTTATATCTTCTGTATGGCTTATTGATCCAGTTACTGCCTGTCACATAATGTTATTGTTCAGTATTTGCAGCACttgaatccatttggggttttgtttgcaGAAATACAAGAGGAGTTAGTTAAATCATTTTCTAGCTTGTTtcacaaatgtggaaactgagaaaaacaggttAATGTTACTTTACAAGGCTTACTTAATAAGGCTAGTTAATTAATGTACTtaatgaggccaaatttgaacacatGGGGAGGAGTCTTTCCTATTTCAAGCACAGTACTTTATCCATTTTATCACTTAACTGCCTCTgtcatatattaagtacttaattaatgctATTTTTCCCTCTGAGTGCTTTAATgagtgaaataaatattatttttcctgaaatttcttTAGTTAAGAGAATCTAGATTCTAAATTCTAGCAAGGAGATTTTAGGATATTAGAGTTTGAGTTGGGATGTATCTTTAAAAGCATCCAGTCAAACCTCCTAGAAAAATAAACAGTTGAAACTGTATCTCAGAGAAGTTGTGATTTATCTTTGAGTATTCAGGTTATATGAAGATTTACAAACATACTCTTTGAGCCTAACTTAAGTGATTTTACTATTGGAcaaaattttcatctttaaacgttcggttttcttttttgtcatattcccttgttttgttttgttttgctttttgcaaaggtgttttttgtttgtttgtttgtttgttttaaatttctttgaataGTTACCTTTAAATTGCTAGTAGAAAAGCATAGGGTGCTGTATTTAGCTTATGTTTAAATAATGTAAAGATCAGAAAAGCCCATTATTTAATTAGCATATGCTTATTGAGTTGTTGAGATTAAGGGGGGGCAAAACTTAGAATATATGCTACTATCTCCTTATAATTGTAAGATCCTCATACTTTTTCTTCAGCTAAATGAGCCATCTCCCCCTTACCATATTTTCTTTAATCCTAGGATTTTCAAATGTATGACTGTGCTGATATTTGGAATAAATGTCTGGGGAAAACTATACCACAGTGACTGAATTCATCTTGCTAGGGCTAACAGACTCACCTGAACTTCAAATTATactctttatcttatttttggtCATTTATACTCTCACATTAATGGGCAATTCAGGAATGATTATATTAATCAAAATAGATTCTCAACTCCACACacctatgtatttttttctgaccAACTTGTCCTTCAATgacattttttattcttcaacTATCACTCCAAAGATGTTAGTTGATTTATTGTCTGAAAGAAAAGTCATCTCTTTTGCTGGGTGCTTTCTGCAGCTGTATGTCTTTATTGCTTTGACAACCACTGAATGTATCCTCTTTGGATTGATGGCTTATGACCGTTATGTGGCCATCTGTAACCCCCTGCTTTACCCAGTTATCATGTCAAGGGCAGTCTGCTTGAAGATGGCCATGGGAGCCTTCACAGCAGGATTCCTAAACTCAATTATTCATACCAGTTACATAAGTAGCTTATCTTACTGTGGCTCCAATGTCATCCACCATTTTTTCTGTGACAGTTCCCCAATCCTCAAACTCTCTTGTTCTGACACTCAAATGAATGAAACCATCATTTTCATCTGTGTTGGGGTAAACATGTTAGGGGCTCTTTTGATCATCCTTACTTCTTATAtctatattctcttctctattttacGCTTGAATTCAGTTGAAGGGAAGCGTAAAGCTTTCTCAACCTGTGCTTCTCATCTTACAGCTATTGGTATATTTTATGGAACTGAGCTTATTACTTATTTGTGTCCAAGTTCAAAGTACTCCCCAATTCAAGGAAAAATTATGGCTGTATTCTACACAGTGGTTATCCCAATGCTGAACCCTTTAATCTACAGCCTGAGAAATGAAGATGTAAAGAAGGCTTTAAATTATGCTATAACTAGAAAAAGACCCTGACATTTATATGACtgtttttcttagaaaaataaagtaattgaaaTATATTAAGGATTATACAATGACATCTACCATGTTTATTCACTGATATTAATTAATATAGCCTgaggcatttcttttttcttgaatttaagAGTGATGAGTATAATTTTAATGATTCTGAAGAATAACACATCAATGAAAGCTACAGCAATGAAACATATAAATGCACAAACAAATCAATAAGTTAACAACAATTAAATCTAAAGTTAATGAAAGGCTTCAAGGAGGTAGGGAAAATCTTATGCTCTAACatcagggaaaatattaaataatatgccACCAAAATATTCAAACTTTCTGTGGAGTTCCCAGTATCATATATTTGATGTGTCTAAATGTTCTAGACAATGTTAGTACTTCCATCTTCGTTCATGCGTTCGTtcgtttcttccttctttcttttcttccctccttctttcattctttccttccttccttctttccttccttccttccttccttccttccttccttccttccttccttccttccttccttccttccttccttttttccttcctttctttttacttccttttctttttttgtttagatctgtttaATTGTATGTTTAtgttcagaattttcttttataagatttttattttcatttgtaccTTCTCTTCTTCACCTCCTTCATCCCAAGAAGGCAAGTTATATGTTTTAGATATTTGTGAATTATTTATTTCCATATGCAAGGGTAGAGTTTATAGATCAAGGTTGAATAAGAAAGGCTGTTCTATCAACCTTTCTCcatttttgaataaaaataaatttatatacataattactTATCAGTTGCTTGACCATCTAaacatataataagcatttatatgcaAGATGAGTAGAAattgaaatttcaaaaattagAGAACATTTGCTAGAGTAGACAAAACCAGACAACATATTGTGATTAGAGACTCCAAAGGATCCTAGAATTGAAACATACTACATAGTGTTATTGTTTAATTTCTAGACTATAACAAGAATTTTCAcaacatagtaaaataaaaaaaaaaagattaaatataaaattccaaatctaatatttataatttgctattactttaaaatatattaaactcaTAGTTTACACATTTCTTCTTCTCCCTAGAGATGGCTATCTTTAGATAAAAaactgtatatgtgtgtatatttaattatgaatatatgtataataaattattctatacattctATTTATCAATTATTGATCTAGATACAAATACCATCTTaatgttattgtttgcttatatttttgtttttgttctcatgtttttttttttctttctagattcaatgtttcttgtgcagcaagataactgtataaatatgtataatatattgcatctcacatatactttaacatcttTACCATGTATttgattacctgccatctaggggagggagtgaggggaaggaagggaaaagttgggacacaagatttggcaagggtcagtgttgaaaaattacccatgcatatgttttgtacataaaaagctataataataaaatttttaaaaatcttgcattttcattctccaattgataaatggtcaaaggatattaacagataattttcggataaagaaattgaaactatttctagtcttatgaaaagatgttccaaatcattattgaccagagaaatacaaattaagacaattctgagataccactacacacctgccagattggcttagaggacaggaagagataatgatgaatgttggaggggatgtgggacattgatacattgttggtggagttgtgaactgatccaaccattctagagagtaatgTGGAACCATattcaaaaaggtatcaaactgtgcatactctttgatccagcaatgttactgctggacttatatcccaaagagttattaaaggAGGGTTTGTGACAGCCATTTTCAttgtgactagaaactggaaaacaaatggatgcccaccaattggagaatgtctgaataaattgtgttatatgaatgttatggaatattattgttctataagaaaggaccaaaaggatgaatacagaaaggcttggagaaacatacatgaactgatgttcagtgaaatgagcagaaccatgagatcattataaacttcaacaacaacactgtacgatgatcaattctgatggacatggctctcttcaacaatgagaggatgaaaatcagttccatttgttcaataatgaacagaaccagctacacccacagaaagaacactgggaaatgagtatggaccacaacataacatttccactctttctgttattgtttgcttgcattattgctttttcttctcaagttatttttaccttctttctaaatctgatctttcttgtgcaacaagataactgtataaatatgtatacatatattgtatgtagtatatactttaacataaaaaataagcTGCTGGGGGAAATGGCTAGCCACTCcatagttttgccaagaaaaccccaaagggggtcatgaagagttgggcatgactgaaataactaaacaaaaattgGAATTGCATTCAGAGGAAGAATGGGATTTATATTTGAGCATTACTACTTATTGTTGGGgaaaatactttaattttcttaCCTATATATGAATGGGTTCAATTAGGTGATCTTCTAGATCCTTCAAGTTGGCTTCCAAGCATTATCCCCAGAGACAGTGTGATAAATGGTGAAGGAGTTCTTGAATATGGATATCTGTGTTCAATTCCTAGCTCTGATAGATTCtagttttcttatcttattttttccctcattttatctcagtgtttctcatttgcaaaatgggttTTCTGGAACAGGCTTAGTTCTAGCTCATTGGGTCTTTTCAGCTGCCATCTGGTCAGACTCCTGGTTCAGCTGGAGGAGGTCCAGCTACTCCTAcgaatgaaacaaaagaaaggaatactgggaaaaaaatctagcATCTTTATAattgttaaatgcttttttgcTGCTATAATTTGTGTGAATACTGCACACATTCCAGAAATTTGATAAACTATAGCATTTGAATGTCAATCAATAGCAttaaaagtacaaagaaaaagttattcaaatgatatacaaaataaattaaaaataaaacaataatagacCATGCAAAggcaacaaaaaaatcaaaataagaccgacatatttaagaatattaaaataatttataggtCCAAAAGTgacattatgtattttatttgaaaatataatagttgaatttaaataaattcttgATGAGAAAGATTTTATCAgtataaagcaataaataaaatatcattgggAAAATTAGAAGATTTTCAAAGTGGCTAAATGCTAGTTATTCATGAAAATTTTTAGAGTTTCTAATTACCATTTAATgtttgaaaataacttttatttattgtattgtgTTGACACATAAGATGTATATGCTACCTTCATATCTAAGGAAATGAGAcccatcaaaaaaatttttttggacatTTCAATTTGGATACTTCCAAATGTATAAGACAATGGAATGGCTACAAGTAGAGACATTCATCttggaaatgagaaagaatgtcTCTTCATCAGAGACTGAATCAAAGGAGTAACAAAGGGAAGAATgctaaaacaaaagagaatgaaatacaGATGAATGCAGAATAAAAAGCTTCTGATGGATGCCATTTATTTCCTCACAGAAGCATAAAATGAATTGATCTATTGAATTAGAGGTTCTATTGAATCTATTGAAGCAGAGGTTGTTGGAGAAGtttgctgggggaaaaaatgtacAAGCAGATGTGAGGAGTTCTTTATagattcaacaaaaaaaaatagtagggATTGTATATTGGTATTGGTAAATGCATATGTTCAAGGGATGCAGGTGTTATGATTATGTCATTATGTACAGTGATGATTAGCAGTACACAAATAGAAGTGAAAAATCTCCATAAAATGGTTAATTTCCTATTGGCTTTTGTGAACATATAAATGTTAATAGAAAATTGGGCCAGGGACTAGAGATTGGAGAATAGCATATATTTACCATGTTAACTGTAAGATAAATATTGTAATGCAAAAGAAGCTCTGCTAAGTAGGATGATAAACTGAGAGAATAGAGGATCTAAAGTGACTGAGtaaaattctgagaaaaaaactaaaaatggtGTAGGAACAAAAAGTAGAAGTATAGGAGTCTCTGAAAGAAGAAAGTTCAGGTCATATACGGTAATAGTGAGATTGAGAGTATCACTATTTATGGTAGGCTATGATATTTAAGGTGGAAATTAAATCTAGATCCAGGAACCTAGAATCAATTTAACTTTAGTATAATTGTGAtggcatcaattcatgtcatTCTCTTGAAATTAGCACAGCTCATTTCTGGTCAGTTTTTGTAAATAAGTATATGGTGAGGAGAGGTGACATTTCAAACTTTTTAGGAACCCACAATATTCAAATTGCATTGTTCTTAACTTCactgttttttatttgatttgatttttaaggaaACAGTCTACTTCATTCTAATTTAATCTCAGTTGTTCTAATATCAAGTTTTCAAAAgtaatttgcatttcaaattttatgCACCAAGTGACTCATTAACAAATACAATTTCATTGCTGttgtagtttttaatttggttctaGAGAAAATGTAGAGTAATCACTCCTATAGGGATCACCAAAACATCCTATCTTTGCATAGACAAGGAGAACATCAATGAAGTCATTGCAGCAGcaaatatgttattatttttgtccTCTCTAGTAAGAGGTCTTTTTGAACATTGTCAAACTGTCTTCATTGCCCCAAGGAAAACATAGAAACATTCTTTTGTCCTTatcaattatatctttatttatgCTTATTACATAATggagaaaaatcatcaaaattaaaaacaaaaagaaaaaaaaacctttctcttaaaaaaaaaatgccaaaaatgaATATGTGTTACAAATGCTTGAAATGGAGTGGTACATTACCAGAAGGATACATTTTtaaaggataatttttctttaaaatgtagaaatttgtAATCCACTtgatttttcacattattttatatGGAATTAATCTGTAATattcaaaagcaaaatttttcTGCTAGTAGCTTTCCAGTATTGATGTGACATTTAGTACAAAAGCATCAATATTTCCTTGGATATACAATGGCTAATTCCTCTAtgcatctcattcttttttttttttaagcattactTTTTGGCCAACCATGCaaacatttttcttatgttttcatgAACCAGCCAGAGAGGACTAAcctaaaatagaagagaaatccTAATACTCAAACTATTAAAATTGTACAATTTAAGAATTCTCATTACTGATCAGGTTTAAAATGGATACATTGCTTGTAGTAATTTACTTTTATGCACATtgatttataaattatgttgggagagaaaaatcagagcaaatagGAAAAACCAAGGTAcagattgaaaaaatagaaaaaaaataggtgaagatattgcatatattgatttatattctttgtctggatgcagatagcattttctgcccaaagttgattgggattgctttggatcactgaactactaagaATATGTAATTAATTATGGCACATTCTTGTTGTTGGAAAAGGTAtacctagttctgcttgtttcactcatcatcaattcatgtaaatctttccagacctttctataatcagattcttaatcattttgtatgaaacaataatattccattacttttgtGTACCA of the Sarcophilus harrisii chromosome 6, mSarHar1.11, whole genome shotgun sequence genome contains:
- the LOC116419902 gene encoding LOW QUALITY PROTEIN: olfactory receptor 5F1-like (The sequence of the model RefSeq protein was modified relative to this genomic sequence to represent the inferred CDS: deleted 1 base in 1 codon); amino-acid sequence: MSGENYTTVTEFILLGLTDSPELQIILFILFLVIYTLTLMGNSGMIILIKIDSQLHTPMYFFLTNLSFNDIFYSSTITPKMLVDLLSERKVISFAGCFLQLYVFIALTTTECILFGLMAYDRYVAICNPLLYPVIMSRAVCLKMAMGAFTAGFLNSIIHTSYISSLSYCGSNVIHHFFCDSSPILKLSCSDTQMNETIIFICVGVNMLGALLIILTSYIYILFSILRLNSVEGKRKAFSTCASHLTAIGIFYGTELITYLCPSSKYSPIKEKLWLYSTQWLSQC